The following proteins come from a genomic window of Paenibacillus spongiae:
- a CDS encoding response regulator, translated as MNGNEQWRIMIVDDHDMVRAGLRTYLMLEPKFDVVAEAGDGLEALDILRKGVPGGEPNLILMDLMMPHMDGVEATKAIMKEFPEQKIVMLTSFLEDEKVVAAVEAGAVSYVLKTVSAEELIYALNGAVKGMPVMTSDVSQALTRGLRQRTAQGADEGLTEREREVLLLIAEGRSNKEIGEELHISIKTVKTHVSNLLMKCELEDRTQLAVFAHRKGWVKTG; from the coding sequence ATGAACGGGAATGAACAATGGAGAATAATGATTGTTGATGATCATGATATGGTGCGGGCGGGTCTTCGCACCTATCTCATGCTGGAGCCGAAGTTCGATGTTGTTGCCGAGGCAGGCGATGGTTTAGAGGCGCTGGATATTCTGAGGAAGGGCGTGCCTGGAGGCGAGCCGAATCTAATCCTGATGGATTTGATGATGCCCCATATGGATGGCGTGGAAGCGACGAAAGCCATCATGAAGGAGTTTCCCGAGCAGAAGATCGTCATGCTGACAAGCTTTCTGGAGGATGAGAAGGTCGTTGCTGCGGTGGAAGCGGGCGCCGTCAGCTATGTTCTGAAGACCGTATCCGCCGAAGAGCTGATCTACGCGCTGAACGGAGCGGTGAAGGGGATGCCGGTCATGACGTCGGACGTGTCCCAAGCGCTGACGCGCGGCCTCAGGCAGCGGACCGCGCAGGGAGCGGACGAGGGACTGACGGAGAGGGAACGGGAGGTTCTTCTGCTCATCGCGGAGGGACGCTCGAATAAAGAGATCGGCGAGGAACTCCATATCAGCATCAAGACGGTAAAAACGCATGTAAGCAATCTGCTTATGAAGTGCGAGCTGGAGGACCGAACGCAGCTTGCCGTATTCGCTCATCGCAAAGGATGGGTGAAAACGGGATAG
- a CDS encoding sensor histidine kinase, with amino-acid sequence MMVKLLRSSKWEMIMMFVASSIISVLVWVFGGHYVDSQFGKHDLWIGVAAVFLLVSSGFGYWAAQRTQRRIDMLYLGIKQAAHGNYAVRLPVAGARSFSSAYQEFNDLVASLEERTQLIQRTGEEQVMHEAASNEAAVLEERKRLARDLHDTVSQQLFAIHMSASSLPKLLEMDKQRAESVMNQLITMSSMAQKQMRGFIAQLRPLELEGRSLQEAIDKWFPDYCRQNGLQGFQEWRVKEKLSEAKEHQLFLILQEAMANIVKHSGAQTAVLTISETERQIVMTLQDDGAGFRADQVKRGSYGLSTMRERANKLGGDASIISKPGSGTRVRVTLPNYSHKGAEMDDERE; translated from the coding sequence ATGATGGTGAAATTGCTGCGCAGCAGTAAATGGGAAATGATCATGATGTTCGTCGCATCGTCGATCATATCGGTTCTGGTTTGGGTTTTCGGAGGCCACTATGTCGATTCACAGTTCGGGAAACACGATCTGTGGATCGGCGTTGCCGCCGTTTTTTTACTTGTCAGCAGCGGCTTCGGGTATTGGGCGGCGCAGCGGACGCAGCGCCGGATCGATATGCTGTATCTGGGCATCAAGCAGGCCGCGCACGGCAATTATGCCGTCCGTCTGCCAGTGGCCGGCGCCAGATCGTTCTCTTCCGCATATCAGGAGTTTAACGACTTGGTCGCCTCGCTGGAAGAGCGTACGCAGTTGATACAACGTACGGGCGAAGAGCAAGTGATGCACGAGGCGGCTTCGAACGAGGCTGCGGTGCTTGAGGAACGCAAGCGCTTGGCGCGGGATTTGCACGACACGGTCAGCCAGCAGTTATTCGCTATTCATATGTCGGCTTCCTCGCTTCCCAAGTTATTGGAGATGGACAAACAGCGGGCTGAATCGGTTATGAACCAGCTCATAACCATGTCTTCGATGGCGCAGAAGCAAATGCGCGGATTTATTGCCCAGCTTCGTCCGCTGGAGCTGGAAGGCCGGTCGCTTCAAGAGGCGATCGACAAGTGGTTTCCGGATTACTGCCGCCAGAATGGCCTGCAGGGCTTCCAGGAATGGCGCGTGAAGGAGAAGCTGTCCGAAGCGAAGGAGCATCAATTGTTTCTGATTCTTCAAGAAGCGATGGCCAATATCGTCAAGCATTCGGGAGCGCAAACCGCGGTGCTGACGATTTCCGAGACGGAACGGCAAATTGTCATGACCCTTCAGGATGACGGGGCGGGCTTCCGCGCCGATCAGGTGAAGCGGGGATCTTACGGACTTTCTACAATGAGGGAGAGGGCGAACAAGCTCGGAGGAGACGCCTCTATCATCAGCAAGCCGGGCAGCGGGACGCGCGTTCGGGTCACATTGCCAAATTATAGCCATAAAGGAGCCGAAATGGACGATGAACGGGAATGA
- a CDS encoding YugN-like family protein: MIPLSSKLQDNEQEFVEMRTKLANYNFSLGGNWEYDHGSFDRSLDEANMVWLRLPFDVTNGNLDGETTDNDAKIRFGQPFVLKHVYEEGLDSDAQSGALGSFVDQFQSPSDPDAEIEPHWVDKAKQVLGELEQVLPQ, from the coding sequence ATGATCCCCCTTTCATCGAAGCTGCAAGATAACGAGCAGGAATTTGTAGAGATGAGAACGAAGCTGGCGAACTACAACTTCTCCCTTGGAGGCAATTGGGAGTATGACCACGGTTCCTTCGACCGTTCCTTGGATGAAGCGAACATGGTATGGCTTCGTCTGCCGTTCGACGTTACCAATGGCAATTTGGACGGCGAAACGACGGATAACGATGCCAAAATCCGGTTCGGCCAGCCCTTTGTCCTGAAGCATGTATATGAAGAAGGGCTTGATTCCGATGCGCAGTCCGGGGCGCTTGGGAGTTTCGTCGACCAATTTCAGTCACCTTCCGATCCCGATGCCGAGATCGAACCGCATTGGGTGGATAAAGCGAAACAAGTATTGGGAGAACTGGAGCAGGTTCTGCCGCAGTGA
- the liaF gene encoding cell wall-active antibiotics response protein LiaF, with amino-acid sequence MNGHFLNRLMWGLFIIAIGVGLMLKQGGVFDFDLGDIISVFWPLLLMFLGLKEFVKRAVGGQGSFWGAAVLTIVGFVFLGRNMGWFIWEFGDIIQFALPVIIILFGFRMIMKPKKKGGDTPSPTDEWKAYPYSPSDKPVPPAPPLHPDPTKPGSGLNENDYGAEQQGSKNSNPNPNPNSFGPHHEGGYTPHNNAGHYESKMQSKLDRMQERAERVRERMERKADNWSHRCGERHGRTEWWNSDSNAQNRSGFIGDIYVGQDYYELKPMNISHFIGDTVLDLTKAQIPFGETRIHISSFIGDVKVFIPNDYEVGVHVVSSAFIGDVSVLDRKEGGMFKNMNVETAYFHETEKKVKLVVSTFIGDVRVTKVG; translated from the coding sequence ATGAATGGACATTTTTTAAACCGTCTGATGTGGGGATTATTCATTATCGCCATCGGGGTAGGGTTGATGCTCAAGCAGGGCGGAGTGTTCGATTTTGACCTTGGAGATATTATTTCGGTTTTCTGGCCGCTGCTGCTGATGTTTCTGGGCTTGAAGGAATTTGTTAAGCGAGCGGTTGGCGGACAGGGCTCCTTCTGGGGGGCAGCGGTACTGACGATTGTCGGTTTCGTATTTCTTGGGCGTAATATGGGCTGGTTTATATGGGAATTCGGGGATATCATTCAATTCGCGCTGCCGGTTATCATTATCTTGTTCGGCTTTCGGATGATTATGAAGCCGAAGAAGAAGGGCGGCGATACGCCGTCGCCTACCGATGAATGGAAGGCCTACCCGTATTCGCCATCGGATAAGCCGGTTCCGCCGGCGCCGCCGCTTCATCCGGATCCGACGAAGCCGGGCTCCGGCCTGAATGAGAACGATTATGGCGCGGAACAGCAGGGATCAAAAAATTCGAATCCGAACCCGAATCCGAATTCGTTCGGACCGCATCATGAGGGAGGATATACGCCTCATAACAACGCAGGCCATTACGAATCCAAGATGCAGTCGAAGCTCGACCGGATGCAAGAACGCGCGGAACGCGTCCGGGAACGGATGGAACGGAAGGCGGATAACTGGAGCCATCGCTGCGGGGAACGCCATGGACGCACCGAATGGTGGAATTCGGACTCGAATGCGCAGAACCGTTCCGGTTTTATCGGCGATATCTATGTCGGGCAAGATTATTATGAGCTGAAGCCGATGAATATCTCCCACTTTATCGGAGATACGGTGCTTGATTTAACAAAGGCGCAAATCCCGTTCGGTGAGACGCGGATCCATATCTCTTCCTTTATCGGCGATGTGAAGGTATTTATCCCGAACGACTATGAAGTCGGCGTTCACGTTGTATCCAGTGCGTTTATCGGCGATGTTTCCGTTCTGGACCGCAAGGAAGGCGGCATGTTCAAGAATATGAATGTGGAGACGGCATACTTTCACGAGACGGAAAAAAAAGTTAAGCTGGTCGTCAGCACCTTTATCGGCGATGTGCGCGTTACGAAGGTAGGGTGA